A window from Streptomyces subrutilus encodes these proteins:
- the ligA gene encoding NAD-dependent DNA ligase LigA, whose product MTTTTAETLATRDEYAGAIAAALRASAAYYGTGGSALDDASFDLLMGLIQAYEERYPEHTDPASPTGKVAGGAVPAGEVAHTTALLSLSNAFGPEDLLGWEASLVRRLGAPVSGGFVVEPKLDGASLAARYRRGRLVRLVTRGNGAGGEDVSHAIGTLVGLPPELAVDATFEVRGEVLLTAEQFARANATRAEHGAGPFSNARNGAAGTLRAKGRPYTVEMSFWAFGAVALDGGAPLPGATHAEVMAYVAGTGVRTAADTPAGLSVTATVAGAQEHVERIAALRGALPFGIDGVVVKLNGLAEQEAAGSGSRHPHWATAYKLPAVERRTRLLDVTWSVGRTGVLAPTAVLEPVEVDGSVVRHATLHNPADIGRRDLRIGDTVTVYKAGDVIPRVEAPVVELRTGEERPVEPPRVCPGCQGEVDRSQERWRCARPADCGRIAAILYAAGRDRLDIDGLGERYVRALVEAGDVRDVADLFALDHARLAAAAGSGKRAAKLLEQIGAARARPLSRVLCALGLVGTGRGMSRRIARHFGTMDAVRAADAAAMTAVELVGDVKAAGIVAQLAELGGVIDKLAAAGVNLAEPQSAAAPGDGPLTGQTVVVTGRMTGALAAYDTRDKVRALIERAGGTSSSAVSGRTTLLVAGERAGGKVAKAEAAGIGILTEAAFADRIAGVLSRTGESV is encoded by the coding sequence ATGACGACGACCACCGCCGAAACCCTGGCCACCCGCGACGAGTACGCCGGCGCCATCGCCGCCGCCCTGCGGGCCTCCGCCGCCTACTACGGCACCGGCGGATCGGCCCTGGACGACGCCTCGTTCGACCTGCTCATGGGGCTGATACAGGCCTACGAGGAGCGGTACCCCGAGCACACGGACCCGGCCTCCCCCACCGGCAAGGTGGCCGGCGGCGCCGTGCCGGCCGGGGAGGTCGCGCACACGACGGCGCTGCTCTCGCTCTCCAACGCCTTCGGCCCCGAGGACCTCCTCGGCTGGGAGGCCTCGCTGGTGCGCCGGCTCGGGGCGCCCGTGAGCGGCGGGTTCGTCGTCGAGCCCAAGCTGGACGGCGCTTCGCTGGCAGCGCGGTACCGGCGCGGCAGGCTGGTCCGGCTCGTCACCCGCGGCAACGGCGCCGGCGGCGAGGACGTGTCGCACGCCATCGGCACCCTCGTGGGCCTGCCTCCGGAGCTGGCCGTGGACGCCACCTTCGAGGTGCGCGGCGAAGTCCTGCTGACGGCCGAGCAGTTCGCCCGGGCGAACGCGACGCGCGCCGAACACGGGGCCGGCCCGTTCTCCAACGCGCGCAACGGCGCGGCGGGCACCCTGCGGGCCAAGGGCCGCCCGTACACGGTGGAGATGTCCTTCTGGGCGTTCGGCGCGGTGGCGCTCGACGGCGGCGCGCCCCTGCCCGGCGCCACCCACGCGGAGGTGATGGCGTACGTGGCCGGCACGGGTGTGCGCACGGCGGCCGACACCCCGGCCGGGCTGTCGGTGACCGCCACCGTCGCCGGGGCGCAGGAGCACGTGGAGCGGATCGCGGCGCTGCGCGGCGCTCTGCCGTTCGGGATCGACGGGGTCGTGGTGAAACTGAACGGCCTGGCCGAACAGGAGGCGGCCGGCTCCGGCTCCCGCCACCCGCACTGGGCGACCGCGTACAAGCTGCCGGCGGTGGAGCGGCGGACCCGGCTGCTGGACGTGACCTGGTCGGTGGGGCGCACGGGCGTGCTCGCGCCCACCGCCGTGCTGGAGCCGGTGGAGGTGGACGGCTCCGTGGTGCGGCACGCGACGCTGCACAACCCGGCGGACATCGGGCGCCGCGACCTGCGCATCGGCGACACGGTGACCGTCTACAAGGCGGGGGACGTCATCCCGCGCGTCGAGGCCCCCGTGGTCGAGCTGCGCACCGGCGAGGAGCGGCCGGTCGAGCCGCCGCGGGTGTGCCCGGGATGCCAGGGGGAGGTGGACCGCTCCCAGGAGCGGTGGCGCTGCGCCCGGCCCGCCGACTGCGGCCGCATCGCGGCGATCCTGTACGCGGCCGGACGCGACCGGCTCGACATCGACGGGCTGGGCGAGCGGTACGTACGGGCGCTGGTGGAGGCGGGGGACGTCCGGGACGTGGCGGACCTGTTCGCGCTGGACCACGCGCGACTGGCCGCGGCGGCCGGGAGCGGGAAGCGGGCCGCGAAGCTGCTGGAGCAGATCGGGGCCGCGAGGGCCAGGCCGCTGTCGCGGGTGCTGTGCGCGCTCGGGCTCGTGGGCACGGGGCGGGGGATGTCCCGGCGGATCGCGCGGCACTTCGGGACGATGGACGCAGTCCGGGCCGCCGACGCGGCGGCCATGACGGCGGTGGAACTGGTCGGTGACGTCAAGGCCGCCGGGATCGTCGCCCAGCTCGCGGAGCTCGGAGGGGTGATCGACAAGCTCGCGGCGGCCGGGGTCAACCTCGCGGAACCGCAGTCCGCCGCCGCGCCGGGCGACGGCCCGCTCACCGGCCAGACCGTGGTGGTCACGGGCCGGATGACGGGTGCGCTGGCCGCCTACGACACCCGGGACAAGGTCCGCGCACTGATCGAGCGGGCCGGCGGCACGTCGTCGAGCGCCGTCTCGGGCCGGACCACGCTGCTCGTGGCGGGCGAGAGGGCGGGCGGCAAGGTCGCCAAGGCCGAGGCGGCGGGCATCGGCATCCTCACCGAGGCGGCCTTCGCCGACCGCATCGCGGGCGTCCTGAGCCGGACCGGGGAGAGCGTTTAG